One genomic window of Anas acuta chromosome 14, bAnaAcu1.1, whole genome shotgun sequence includes the following:
- the CDC23 gene encoding cell division cycle protein 23 homolog: MAAAGLCGADFSDLREIKKQLLSVAERSRERGLQHSGKWASELAFALEPLPLSELPPPPALTEEDARDLDAYTLAKSYFDLKEYDRAAYFLRGCKSQKAYFLYMYSRYLSGEKKKDDETVDSLGPLEKGQVKNEALRELRVELSKKHKARELDGFGLYLYGVVLRKLDLVKEAIDVFVEAAHVLPLHWGAWLELCNLITDKEMLKFLSLPDTWMKEFFLAHIYTELQLIEEALQKYQSLIDAGFSKSTYIISQIAVAYHNIRDIDKALSIFNELRKQDPYRIENMDTFSNLLYVRSMKPELSYLAHNLCEIDKYRVETCCVIGNYYSLRSQHEKAALYFQRALKLNPRYLGAWTLMGHEYMEMKNTSAAIQAYRHAIEVNKRDYRAWYGLGQTYEILKMPFYCLYYYRRAHQLRPNDSRMLVALGECYEKLNQLVEAKKCYWRAYAVGDVEKMALVKLAKLHEQLNESEQAAQCYIKYIQDIYSCGEIVEHLEVSTAFRYLAQYYFKCKLWDEASACAQKCCAFNDTREEGKALLRQILQLRNQGETSSTEIAAPFFLPASLSANSTPTRRVSPLNLSSVTP, encoded by the exons atggcggcggcggggctgtgCGGCGCCGACTTCTCGGACCTGCGGGAGATCaagaagcagctgctgagcGTGGCCGAGCGCAGCCGCGAGCGCGGCCTGCAGCACAGCGGCAAGTG GGCCTCCGAGCTGGCCTTCGCCCTGGAGCCGCTGCCGCTGAGCGagctgccgccgccgcctgcGCTCACGGAG GAGGATGCTCGTGATCTGGATGCCTATACATTAGCCAAGTCCTACTTTGATCTAAAGGAATATGATAGGGCTGCATATTTTCTTCGGGGCTGCAAGAGTCAGAAAGCTTACTTCTTGTATATGTATTCTAGATACCTg tcaggagaaaagaagaaggatGATGAGACAGTGGATAGTTTGG GACCACTGGAAAAAGGACAGGTGAAAAATGAAGCTCTACGAGAACTGAGAGTTGAGCTCAGCAAGAAGCACAAAGCACGGGAACTGGATGGGTTTGGCCTTTACCT GTATGGTGTTGTGTTGCGGAAGCTGGACCTGGTTAAAGAAGCAATAGATGTTTTCGTTGAAGCTGCTCATGTCTTACCTTTGCACTGGGGTGCCTGGCTGGAACTTTGCAACTTGATTACAGATAAAGAGATG TTGAAGTTCCTGTCCCTGCCAGATACATGGATGAAAGAATTCTTTCTTGCACACATTTatacagagctgcagctgatAGAGGAGGCTCTGCAGAAGTATCAGAGTCTCATTGATGCAGGATTTTCCAAAAGCACCTACATCATCTCTCAGATTGCAGTTGCCTACCACAATATCCGAG ATATTGACAAAGCTTTATCCATCTTTAATGAGCTAAGGAAACAAGATCCTTACAGGATAGAAAACATGGACACTTTCTCCAACTTGCTGTATGTCAGG AGCATGAAGCCTGAGTTGAGCTACCTGGCTCACAATCTCTGTGAGATAGACAAGTATCGTGTTGAGACCTGCTGTGTAATTG GAAATTATTATAGCTTACGTAGCCAGCATGAAAAAGCAGCACTCTATTTCCAGAGGGCCTTGAAACTGAATCCTCGTTATCTGGGAGCTTGGACACTTATGGGACATGAATACATGGAAATGAAGAACACATCTGCAGCTATCCAGGCTTATAG ACATGCCATAGAGGTGAATAAAAGGGATTACAGAGCCTGGTATGGCTTGGGGCAAACCTACGAAATCCTCAAAATGCCATTTTACTGTCTCTATTATTACCGACGGGCCCACCAGCTCAG accTAATGATTCCCGTATGCTGGTTGCTCTAGGAGAATGCTATGAGAAACTTAATCAGTTGGTGGAAGCTAAAAAG TGCTATTGGAGAGCTTATGCTGTGGGAGATGTGGAGAAAATGGCATTGGTGAAACTAGCAAA gCTGCATGAACAGCTGAATGAATCTGAACAGGCTGCTCAGTGCTATATCAAATACATTCAGGATATCTATTCCTGTGGG GAGATAGTGGAGCACCTGGAGGTCAGCACTGCCTTCCGTTACCTTGCCCAATACTACTTCAAGTGTAAGCTCTGGGATGAAGCCTCAGCTTGTGCTCAGAAATGCTGTGCATTCAATGAT actagagaagaaggaaaggcCCTTCTGCGACAAATCTTACAGCTTCGCAACCAAGGAGAGACCTCATCCACAGAAATTGCTgctccctttttcctccctgcatCATTGTCAGCTAATAGCACTCCCACACGTCGTGTCTCCCCACTCAATCTGTCTTCTGTTACACCTTGA